One window from the genome of Clostridia bacterium encodes:
- a CDS encoding ribonuclease J, whose translation MAKKLKIGFLGGVGEIGKNMTVIEYGDSIIVIDAGLTFPSEEMLGVDVVIPDFSYLVENKEKVKAILCTHGHEDHIGAIPYLLQVLDSPVIFGSTLTLGLIRGKIEEFGLKAKMKTVDSGTEISVDCFKIRFYKVCHSIAGALALSIDTPQGMIFHTGDFKIDHTPIDNEQMDFYALAELGKKGVKLMLSDSTNAERPGHTISEKKVGESISRIFAANSGRRIIVATFASNLHRIQQILDIAAASGRRVILSGRSVIKVVELGKTLKLLHYDDSLIVNEAAMKKIPPEKLCIICTGSQGERVSALTRMAAGEHPSITVGIKDTIIISASAIPGNEKSIYNVINSLYRLGAEVIYAAIEDVHTSGHAHQEELKMMLSLIRPKFFIPVHGEFRHLKIHAGIAQSMGIPKENILIPELGWCVEVAKDGLKKLDGIKAGNSYVDGDAVGDLEPVIKDRRQLSADGFIIILLTVSVENGKIPAQPEIITRGMAALSEEEIAEMKKQVVGALKNMKYINSDNREAVKSTIRRTVRKMLYQSSQSSPMIVPIVVEK comes from the coding sequence ATGGCTAAAAAATTAAAGATCGGATTTTTGGGCGGCGTAGGCGAGATCGGCAAGAATATGACCGTGATCGAATACGGCGACAGCATTATCGTTATCGACGCGGGGCTGACGTTCCCGTCCGAGGAAATGCTCGGGGTGGACGTCGTTATCCCCGATTTTTCCTATCTCGTGGAGAATAAGGAAAAGGTAAAGGCGATTCTCTGCACGCATGGTCACGAGGATCATATCGGAGCGATCCCGTATCTTTTGCAGGTTTTGGATTCTCCCGTCATTTTCGGATCGACCTTGACGCTCGGACTCATTCGCGGAAAGATCGAAGAATTCGGATTGAAGGCGAAAATGAAGACGGTGGACAGCGGGACGGAGATCTCCGTGGACTGCTTCAAGATTCGTTTCTATAAGGTCTGTCATTCGATCGCGGGCGCGCTCGCGCTTTCGATCGACACGCCGCAGGGCATGATTTTCCACACGGGCGATTTCAAGATCGACCATACGCCGATCGATAACGAGCAAATGGATTTTTACGCGCTTGCCGAACTCGGGAAAAAGGGCGTAAAACTGATGCTTTCGGATTCCACGAACGCGGAGCGCCCGGGGCACACGATCAGTGAAAAGAAGGTCGGCGAAAGCATTTCGAGGATCTTCGCGGCGAACTCGGGTCGGCGCATCATCGTCGCGACGTTCGCTTCGAATCTGCACCGCATTCAGCAGATCCTCGACATCGCGGCGGCGAGCGGCAGAAGAGTCATCCTCAGCGGGCGCAGCGTCATCAAAGTCGTCGAACTCGGGAAGACCTTGAAACTTTTGCATTACGACGACAGCTTGATCGTAAACGAAGCGGCGATGAAAAAGATCCCGCCCGAGAAACTCTGCATTATTTGCACGGGGTCGCAGGGCGAGAGGGTCAGCGCGCTTACGAGAATGGCGGCGGGCGAGCATCCCTCGATCACCGTCGGGATCAAAGACACGATCATCATCTCCGCGAGCGCGATCCCCGGAAACGAGAAGAGCATTTATAACGTGATCAACAGTTTGTATCGTCTCGGCGCGGAAGTCATTTACGCCGCGATCGAAGACGTCCACACTTCGGGACACGCGCATCAGGAAGAGCTCAAAATGATGCTTTCTCTGATTCGCCCGAAATTCTTTATTCCCGTGCACGGCGAATTCCGTCATTTGAAGATTCACGCGGGCATCGCGCAGTCGATGGGGATCCCGAAAGAGAATATCTTGATCCCCGAGCTCGGCTGGTGCGTCGAAGTCGCGAAAGACGGACTCAAAAAACTGGACGGCATCAAAGCCGGGAATTCCTACGTGGACGGCGACGCGGTCGGCGATCTCGAACCCGTAATCAAGGATCGCAGGCAGCTTTCGGCGGACGGCTTTATCATTATTCTTTTGACCGTCAGCGTCGAAAACGGAAAGATCCCCGCGCAACCCGAGATCATAACGCGCGGTATGGCGGCTCTTTCGGAAGAGGAGATCGCCGAGATGAAAAAGCAGGTCGTCGGCGCGCTCAAAAATATGAAGTATATCAACAGCGACAACCGCGAAGCGGTCAAATCCACGATCCGCAGGACGGTTCGGAAAATGCTGTATCAATCCTCGCAGTCTTCGCCTATGATCGTCCCGATCGTCGTGGAAAAATAA
- a CDS encoding nucleotidyltransferase family protein, producing MKAVIMAGGKGTRLAPLTDHTPKPLMPIIDKPILQYIIELLKKHGIYEISLSLGYMAGKIVETFGNGKDLGVKLRYSIEKEPLGTAGGVKAAAEGFDDDFLVISGDAFTDFDLSDLISFHKSHGKLVTIAAAEVKDPTAFGVMLLNGAGKVRSFIEKPREPISRIASTGIYVMRNEILKKIPDGFCDFARDVFPKLAGQIYAKVMNGYWSDIGTLLSYYETNYHVASVSAVTV from the coding sequence ATGAAAGCAGTAATTATGGCGGGCGGAAAAGGAACGCGCCTCGCGCCTTTAACCGACCACACCCCGAAACCCCTTATGCCCATCATCGACAAACCGATCCTGCAATACATCATCGAACTGCTGAAAAAGCACGGGATCTACGAGATTTCCCTATCGCTCGGCTATATGGCGGGCAAGATCGTGGAGACCTTCGGCAACGGAAAAGACCTCGGCGTCAAACTTCGCTATTCGATCGAAAAAGAGCCGCTCGGGACGGCGGGCGGCGTAAAAGCCGCGGCGGAAGGGTTCGACGACGACTTCCTCGTCATTTCGGGCGACGCGTTCACCGATTTCGATCTTTCCGATCTGATCTCCTTTCATAAAAGCCACGGAAAACTCGTGACGATCGCCGCCGCCGAAGTCAAGGACCCGACCGCGTTCGGCGTCATGCTTTTGAACGGCGCGGGGAAAGTCCGCTCTTTTATCGAAAAGCCTCGCGAACCGATCAGCCGCATCGCGTCCACGGGGATCTACGTTATGCGCAACGAGATCCTGAAAAAGATCCCCGACGGTTTTTGCGATTTCGCGAGAGACGTTTTCCCGAAACTCGCGGGGCAGATCTACGCGAAAGTCATGAACGGCTACTGGTCGGACATCGGGACGCTTCTATCCTATTACGAGACGAATTATCACGTCGCTTCCGTCTCCGCGGTGACGGTCTGA
- the serC gene encoding 3-phosphoserine/phosphohydroxythreonine transaminase, with protein MRVYNFSAGPSMLFEDVLKQAQSEFLNYNDSGMSVTEMSHRAKVYDAIHTECLALFAELMNVPEDYQVLLLQGGASQQFDAVPLNLISATGKADYVVTGNFANLAYKQAKKYGDIRLAASSEDKTYTYIPKVTKDSFRKDASYVHITSNNTIFGTRWKEFPETECPLVADVSSEILSRDIDVSKFGLLYAGAQKNISAAGLTVVIVKKDLIGKELPICPTMLAYKTQADKNSLYNTPPAFSIYIAMLTLRHIKAMGGISAINKINEEKAAMLYDFIDNSKLYKNYVNKEDRSIMNVPFVTGSEELDAKFVKEAANNGLVSIKGHRLVGGMRASIYNAMPVEGVKALIEFMKKFELENA; from the coding sequence ATGAGAGTTTACAATTTTTCCGCAGGCCCTTCTATGCTTTTCGAAGACGTTTTGAAGCAAGCGCAAAGTGAGTTTCTGAACTACAACGACAGCGGAATGAGCGTAACCGAAATGAGCCACCGCGCCAAAGTTTACGACGCGATCCATACCGAGTGTCTCGCTCTCTTCGCCGAACTTATGAACGTTCCCGAGGATTACCAAGTCCTTCTTCTCCAAGGCGGCGCGAGTCAACAGTTCGACGCGGTTCCGCTGAACCTCATCTCCGCGACCGGAAAAGCCGATTACGTCGTCACCGGTAACTTTGCGAACCTCGCTTACAAGCAAGCGAAGAAATACGGCGACATTCGCCTCGCCGCTTCTTCCGAGGATAAGACCTACACCTATATCCCGAAAGTCACGAAGGATTCTTTCAGGAAGGACGCGAGCTACGTCCATATCACTTCGAACAACACGATCTTCGGAACGAGATGGAAGGAATTCCCCGAGACCGAGTGCCCGCTCGTCGCGGACGTCAGCAGCGAAATTTTGAGCCGTGACATCGACGTCAGCAAATTCGGTCTTCTTTACGCCGGCGCGCAAAAGAACATCAGCGCGGCGGGCTTGACCGTCGTCATCGTCAAAAAGGATCTCATCGGAAAAGAGCTTCCGATCTGCCCGACGATGCTCGCCTACAAGACGCAAGCGGACAAGAACAGCCTTTACAACACCCCGCCGGCATTCAGCATCTATATCGCGATGCTGACCCTCCGCCACATCAAAGCGATGGGCGGTATCTCCGCGATTAACAAGATCAACGAAGAAAAAGCCGCGATGCTTTACGATTTCATCGACAACAGCAAGCTTTATAAGAACTACGTCAACAAAGAAGATCGCTCGATCATGAACGTTCCTTTCGTTACCGGTTCCGAAGAGCTCGACGCGAAGTTCGTCAAAGAAGCGGCAAACAACGGTCTCGTCTCCATCAAAGGTCACAGACTCGTCGGCGGTATGAGAGCTTCGATTTACAACGCAATGCCCGTGGAAGGCGTTAAGGCGCTCATCGAGTTCATGAAGAAATTCGAGCTCGAAAACGCATAA
- a CDS encoding 3-phosphoglycerate dehydrogenase: MNEIKKLNPISDLIYDNLKKDAYRVSDDAADPVGILVRSAAMHEYEINPSLVAVARAGAGVNNIPLPKMTDNGVVVFNTPGANANAVKELVVLALLLSCRDVLGGVAFAGGLKGKEDAAKQVESGKKAFVGPEIFGKTLGVIGLGAIGALVSKAAIALGMKVVGYDPFFTEAKAKAIDESIAFTTSLDDIYESSDFITIHVPFNDATRGMINKDAIAKMKSGVRVINCARAELVDNAAMVSALEEGKVKKYVTDFPVPAVIGVSDKIITIPHLGASTPEAEDNCAVMASAELKDFIENGNIKNSVNCPALTLARKGAARVTLLTKETDAEEKAAKILTGVSQIASAKRGDVTYVIADVAVAPAADAVASLAKGALKVRVL; the protein is encoded by the coding sequence ATGAACGAGATCAAGAAACTGAACCCCATCAGCGATTTAATTTACGACAATTTGAAAAAAGACGCTTATCGCGTTTCGGACGACGCGGCGGATCCCGTCGGCATCCTCGTTCGCAGCGCGGCGATGCACGAGTATGAGATCAATCCCTCTCTCGTCGCGGTTGCGCGCGCAGGCGCAGGCGTCAACAATATTCCCCTTCCCAAAATGACGGATAACGGCGTCGTCGTCTTCAATACCCCGGGCGCAAACGCGAACGCGGTCAAAGAGCTCGTCGTCCTCGCGCTTCTTCTCTCCTGCCGCGACGTTCTCGGCGGCGTCGCCTTTGCGGGCGGTTTGAAAGGAAAAGAAGACGCGGCGAAGCAAGTCGAAAGCGGCAAGAAAGCGTTCGTCGGTCCCGAAATTTTCGGAAAGACCCTCGGCGTCATCGGTCTCGGCGCGATCGGCGCGCTCGTTTCCAAAGCAGCGATCGCTCTCGGAATGAAAGTCGTCGGCTACGATCCCTTCTTCACCGAAGCGAAAGCCAAAGCGATCGACGAATCCATCGCCTTTACGACTTCTTTGGACGACATCTACGAAAGCAGCGATTTCATCACGATCCACGTTCCCTTTAACGACGCGACCCGCGGCATGATCAATAAAGACGCGATCGCGAAGATGAAGAGCGGCGTGCGCGTCATCAACTGTGCTCGCGCGGAGCTCGTGGACAATGCGGCGATGGTCTCCGCTCTCGAAGAAGGCAAGGTCAAAAAGTACGTCACCGATTTCCCCGTTCCCGCGGTCATCGGCGTCAGCGATAAGATCATCACGATCCCCCACCTCGGCGCTTCGACTCCCGAAGCGGAGGATAACTGCGCGGTCATGGCCTCCGCCGAACTCAAAGATTTCATCGAAAACGGCAATATCAAAAACAGCGTGAACTGCCCCGCTCTCACCCTCGCCCGCAAAGGCGCGGCGCGCGTCACCCTTCTGACCAAGGAAACGGACGCGGAAGAAAAAGCGGCGAAGATCCTCACCGGTGTTTCTCAAATCGCTTCCGCGAAACGCGGCGACGTTACCTACGTCATCGCGGACGTCGCCGTCGCTCCCGCTGCCGACGCAGTCGCGTCCCTCGCAAAAGGCGCGCTCAAAGTCAGAGTTCTTTAA
- a CDS encoding helix-turn-helix domain-containing protein, translating to MNQRTADRFVELRKHFGYSQEELADAIGVSRQAVSKWERGESSPDTDNLIELARLYHISLDELVNGDAVPEKNIEDVKVEEAKSEGKTSEENAFVWEDDGARVEIKDKTILVKNEQGEEKVYERDAVEKKRLKTNRRSAFAGGCFALLASIAYLILGFTLKFGNGWLCAWPLFILIPVVASVVVCVSYKRVAAFCYPALIAAIYCFLGVTYGFWHPHWILFLTVPIFYLVAGFIDRATRSHDYEAIDNAYDKKEGRHR from the coding sequence ATGAATCAAAGAACAGCCGACAGATTTGTGGAATTGAGAAAACACTTCGGTTATTCACAGGAAGAACTCGCGGACGCGATCGGCGTTTCGCGGCAGGCGGTCTCGAAATGGGAGCGGGGCGAAAGCTCGCCGGATACCGATAATTTGATCGAGCTCGCGCGCCTGTATCATATATCGTTGGACGAGCTAGTAAACGGAGACGCCGTTCCCGAAAAAAATATCGAAGACGTCAAGGTCGAAGAAGCGAAGAGCGAAGGAAAAACCTCGGAAGAGAATGCTTTCGTTTGGGAGGATGACGGCGCGCGCGTCGAGATCAAGGATAAGACCATCCTCGTCAAAAACGAGCAGGGTGAAGAAAAGGTTTACGAACGCGACGCGGTCGAAAAGAAACGCCTGAAAACGAATCGCAGGAGCGCGTTCGCGGGCGGATGCTTCGCGCTTCTCGCTTCGATCGCGTATTTGATCCTCGGTTTTACTCTGAAATTCGGAAACGGATGGCTTTGCGCTTGGCCGCTGTTTATCCTGATCCCGGTCGTCGCTTCGGTCGTCGTCTGCGTTTCGTATAAGAGAGTCGCCGCGTTTTGCTACCCGGCTCTTATCGCGGCGATCTATTGCTTTTTGGGCGTTACTTACGGTTTTTGGCATCCGCATTGGATTCTCTTTTTAACGGTTCCGATTTTCTATCTCGTGGCGGGGTTCATTGATCGCGCGACGCGCTCTCACGACTATGAAGCGATCGATAACGCGTATGACAAGAAAGAGGGAAGACATCGTTAA